From the Nostoc sp. PCC 7107 genome, the window GAATTTACCAGAAGGTTTAACACTAGCGGCAATTACGGAACGGGAAAACCCCGCCGATGCACTAGTTGTTCATGAAAAATATAAAGACAAGCAAATTGAAACTTTGCCAGCAGGTGCAGTAATTGGGACATCTTCATTGAGGCGGTTAGCACAGTTACGCCATCAATTTCCCCACTTTACCTTTAAAGATGTGCGCGGTAACTTGAATACCCGCCTGGCAAAACTTGATGCTGGCGAATATGATGCCCTGATTTTAGCAGCTGCCGGCTTACAACGTTTGGGTATGGGCGATCGCGTACATCAAATTCTCCCCAAAGAAATTTCTCTCCACGCTGTGGGACAAGGTGCATTGGGGATAGAATGTCGTACTGATGATGCAGATTTAATATCCTTACTCAAAGCCATTGAACACCCCGAAACCCGCGATCGCTGTTTAGCAGAAAGATCATTTTTACGGATTCTGGAAGGTGGTTGTCAAGTACCCATCGGTGTAAATACAGAAATTCATGATGGCAATTTAACCCTCACAGGTGTAGTCGCCAGTGTCGATGGCCAGAAAATCGTCAAAGATACCGTCACAGGAACAGCCTCTAACGCTGAAGCGTTAGGTGCAGAATTAGCCAAACTCCTGCGGGAACAAGGCGCACAAGAAATTCTTGAAGAAATCTTCGCCGAAATCCAACGGGGTTCTTAAAATACCGGCAAACAGATGTGGTTAGATAAGAATTGAGCTAAAAGGATGAAGTGTAAAGGATACAGGATCAAAAATCGGTACATGACTCACCCGTAATTAGTGCGGTCAAGATGCGTTGTTTCCGAGATTCCTGCCCCATTCTTACATAGGAGAAGTACCTTTATACTTCAGACTTCCAACTTCAGAATTTTCATAAATATTAGGCAGAACCGGGGAAACAACAAAGACCATGCGGATTCTATTCGTTGCAGCAGAAGCAGCTCCCGTTGCGAAAGTAGGAGGAATGGGTGATGTTGTGGGAGCATTACCTAAAGTCTTGAGAGAAATGGGGCATGATGTCCGCATATTCCTGCCTTATTACGGCTTTTTACCAGACAAAATGGAAGTCCCTAAAGACCCTATTTGGTGGGGATATGCCATGTTTCAGGACTTTGCAGTTTACGAAAGTGTACTGCCCGGTACTGATGTTCCTTTGTATTTATTTGGACATCCTGCTTTTAATCCTCGCCGGGTCTATGGAGGAGAAGATGAAGATTGGCGGTTCACCTTTTTTGCGAATGGTGCAGCTGAATTCTGCTGGAATTACTGGAAACCAGACGTTATCCACTGTCATGATTGGCACACAGGGATGATTCCTGTATGGATGCACCAAGAC encodes:
- the hemC gene encoding hydroxymethylbilane synthase — translated: MTSVVSSATRTIRIGSRKSQLALVQTYWVREQLQSSFPDITFEVHTMSTQGDKILDVALAKIGDKGLFTKELELGMINKEIDFAVHSLKDLPTNLPEGLTLAAITERENPADALVVHEKYKDKQIETLPAGAVIGTSSLRRLAQLRHQFPHFTFKDVRGNLNTRLAKLDAGEYDALILAAAGLQRLGMGDRVHQILPKEISLHAVGQGALGIECRTDDADLISLLKAIEHPETRDRCLAERSFLRILEGGCQVPIGVNTEIHDGNLTLTGVVASVDGQKIVKDTVTGTASNAEALGAELAKLLREQGAQEILEEIFAEIQRGS